In Bos indicus x Bos taurus breed Angus x Brahman F1 hybrid chromosome 23, Bos_hybrid_MaternalHap_v2.0, whole genome shotgun sequence, the genomic window ACCCGCTACTGACGACAGGGCCTCACACCATGGTGGGCTGGTATGAAGAAATCCAACCCCCGGGGCTGGAGGCCTCTGCCCACCCCGACCCCTTGACCCACCCGCATGAGACACAAGCAGTGTGGCATTGTGAAAGTAGCCCTGGGTGGGGACAGGACACCCAACTCCTCGGACTGGCTGTGCTACCAGCTCCTTGGGTGACCCTGGGCCAGTCTCTGTCCCCTTCTATGCCTCAGTGTTCCCATCTGGAATGGTCACCTGTGGCCCCCCAAAGGGGGTCTCCAAACCTCCCTGGGTCCCCCAGTCCTTCAAGGAGCCTGTGAAAGTTGAGAACCATCTCCTGGGAAACTCCTCCCTCCACAGACTCTTACAGGTAATCGCAGGGCCATCCCGGCCCCTCTGAACCCACGCCTGGCCCTGAGTTAAGAACCTGCAAACTGGGTTCCTAATCCAAAGGGCTCTTGCAGTGCCCTCTTGTGGAAAGGCCATGTGGACAGTGGGGAGAGCCTGGCTCTGGAGCGGGCCAGTTGGTCGCCAGTCCCTGATCAAGGCTTTCCAGCTGTGCGACCTCAGGCAGGAGACTTAACCTTCCTCTAAGTCAGCTTTCCATGTGAAGACGGGATTGATTATGATAGTACCTATCTCACAtggctcgtgtgtgtgtgtgtgtgtgtgtccacgcgcatgtgtgcatatgcacacgcggtgtcacttccgtcgtgtttgactctttgcaacccctctggactgtagcccaccaggctcctgtgtccctgggattctccaggcaaggatactggagtgggttgccatgccctcctccaggggatcttcccgacccagggatcgaacctgcgtctcatacatctgcactggcaggtgggttcttaaccaccagCATCACCTCGGAAGCCCCATGTGGTTCTTACAAGGACTAAATAAGTAAGCAATCCTGAGGCATTTAGAGATGGACTGGTCAGTGTAGGTCAGAAGCCAGAATCACTGGGGAAGCTTTTTAAACTACTGGATCTTCTGAGTCAGGGTTTCCGGGACGAGAGCCCAACactctggatttttcttttttcttgccttgtttcacggcttgtgggatcttaggtccccaaccagagattgaacctgtgcccccgggagtgaaagtgtggagtcctaaccactggacctccagggagcTCCGCTCTGGATTTTTATCAAGTTCCCTCAACCGGGTTGAACCATGCTCTGAGCATGCTCCACACGTGATCGGCCTTCTCTGGGGCCCTGGGGAAGGGGCAAGGGAGACAGGAGGTGGGCAGTCAAGGAAGAGATGTTTTACCTCCCAGCTCTTGGGCAGCTGATCCACCAGGGTTCAAAAAGCCAAGCTTAAAAAATATCCCACATGGGGGCCCAGATGCCTCCTGCCTGGAAGACCCTCTTACCAGGTTGATTATGATTCCCCGGGGGTCGGGAACCGCATAGGCTACTGCGAGGGTGACGAGCAGAAGGACAAGGACCTTCTCCATAATGAGCAGGCACAGCTGGTGTAGGTCGCAGCCGGCAGGTCAGGTCAGGTGGCAAAAGACGGAGCCAGAGCGGGTGGTGGGGCTATAAAAGAGGCCTTGTGCACATGTGACCCACCTTCCCAGTCCCACAGGGCCTGCCATGGGCAGAGGCCCAGCTGTGGCCAGCCTGCTGGGGTGGGGTCCTGATAAGCTACTGGGTGCCACCTGGCACCCgtaccttttgtgtgtgtgtgtgtgtgtgtgtgtgtgttgggggttgtGTGACATGGTGGCCTGGCTAAGAGAGGGGACTCAGGAGCACCTTTGCCTGTAGGAGGTATTAGCTGGGCAAGTTACCAGTTCTGTTTCAGTCTCCTTACCTGTCAACTGATAAGAGTTGTGAGCATTAACACGAAattatgttatgttatgttataCACAAAATACCTATAGCCTGGAACAGGGCTTTGCATATGAGCAGTACATGTTAGCTGCAGTACCTGCTCACTGCTGTTATTCACCTCTGGTGCCTTGAGCTCCCTGGCAGGGCTGGGACTTGGGTGAGGCAACAGAGACACCTAGAGTGTGAGCACCTCCTTTAACTTTCCCTCCTAGACCCCTCTCTTGCCTCACCCGAGTCTGGGTCCTGCTTTTGACCCCACCCAAACCCAGGTATGTGGCAGTATCAGGCTCAGGGGAGGAGGGGTCCCAGGCCCCCTTGGGCTTTTCCGGCAGGCCCAGGCGCCTGGGGCTGACCGGCTCTGTGGTCGCTGGCAGGTGGGTACCGCCTTGCTCTGGGCGTCCTGCTCTGGGTGTCCCGCCCTCCCAACCTCCCCCCGGGGGACGCCTGTAGGAGTGATTCTGGGACTCTCAGGAGGTCCTTCTCCAACAACTCTCTCCCGCTTCCTTTCCACTTCACTTAATATCTGCAGCCAGCATCAAAGACTCGCCCCTTTCGATAAAGCTTCCACTGTCTCCTCACCCTGTCCCCTACCCAAGGCCACGTGTGTGCCTGAGCAGTTGTTAGTCCTGGCTGAGGATGAAAAGGTCCCTTTGGCCTCTGCTGGCCCAGGGTGAAGGCTGGGAAGGGCACAGCTGCCTGAGTGTGCTCAGGTGTGGGATGGAGCGGCTTTCCCTGGAGGGCTGGCCATTGTAGCAGagcaccccttccccaccccaggaagTGGAAGACGGCCAACTTGGGGAGGTTCCCAGACTGGGTTGCCTTTATCCAGACAGACCTGACTTCAAAACTTACCATAATTAGCTGCACGCACTTGGACAGGTTATTTAAATTTGTAATCTCCATGAACCTGTTTTCTTATCGAGGCAAAGAGGTCAGTGGCTCTTAGGAAGGTCAGGATTGAATAAGACAGTGTATGTGAAACCCCACGGAAGTGCCTGACACATGGGGGGTGTTCAGGCAACATAGCGACCCTTCACCCTTATAGCACTGAGGGTGGCCTAGAGAAGAGCAGCTGAAGAAACCAACAAGGACGTCCTCAAAATGAGAGAAGCCCACCCAATTCCAGACACCTGGAAATGCCATTGATGAAAGAAACagtcttctctcatttttttttatgggGCTCAGTGTTTTCAACCACTTTTCCCCATGAGCTTGTCCTGGCCCTTCCACCACACTGTTCCTTCTCCCAAGTCAAGATGAGGAGGCTGGGGAAGGAACTGGAACCCAAGAGCTCTTTCTATCAAAATGCATCAGTCCTAGTATAGCCAGCAGGTCATGGCCACCTTTCCAGAGGTGAAAGAATGCAGATTTTTCCATTCCAAACAAAGAATATAGCAAAAAGAACTTTGATAATGTTTGTGCTTCCAAAATACAAGCAAGAAGTAGTTAAGGACTTTTTTGTATCCAAACCTCATATGGTCTAACCACCCCTTCCCCAATCTAAAGAgtgttttgctttggctttttCCCCCTCAAAAAAGAATCGATTTCTGATTCCCACGTGCGATCATAGGCATTTCTCTCACATACATAATGCtgaatgagggacttccctggtggtccagtgggtaagactctgcactcccaatgcagggggcccgtgttcgatccctgctcagggaactagatgccacatccCACAgctaaaagattccacatgctgcaactaagacccagcacagccaaataaataaaacagtttaaaaaaagaaacccatatGAATATTGAATGAGAAAACCCGTGGACTAAAGAACACAGACGGTTTGATTCCATCTACATGAGATGGCTGTCTCACAGGAACCTCAGAAAGCAGGAGAGCCTTCTCTGAAAGGCAGGGGAAGTTCTGCTGATCAGGCTAAACAAAAGGTGTCTGCTAGTCCCGAAGAGCCTGGCCCCAGGCCTTTTCTGAAGGGGGGAACATACAGCCTCCACTCTGGAGAAGCTCCCAGCCCAATGGTGGAGATACAGGTCATGCCTTGTTGAACTTTCAATCTGATGGCGAGGACTGATCACAAAACTGAAGAAATTTAAGAGGAAACACAGGTTAACAGCACAATATGCTTAAGGCAGGGTTctttttaatagtgaaaaatgGGAAACTGTTGAAATACCCCCAAGAAGGGGGATAATTAAACAATTACATAAAGATTAAAGATCACGTTTTTGAAAAACTAGTAATGTGAGAAAACACTGATGGTGAAATGCTAAGTGAAAATAATTGGATACTAAAtgtaaactggagaaggaaacggcaacccactccagtattcttgtctggaaaatcccatgaacagaggaacctcacaggctatatagttcatggggtcgcaaaaagttgaacacgactgagcacaaatgtatatacattattatacaaCTGTATAAAGCAATATGTCCAGAAGGAGGGGaatacaccaaaatgttaacagagataataataataataaacatttttgagcATTTTTATATGTGAGGCCCTGGGTTAAACATTTTCCATATGTTATTTTACCTAACCCATATGTAATAGATACTATTATCATACTCATCttatagatgaataaactgaggcttAGGAAGCTAAACCCTCAGTTAACAAGTTcaagttctgttcagtcactcagttgtgtctctttgcgaccccatggactgcagaatgccaggcttccttgtccatcaccaactcctggagttcactcaaactcatgtccattgagttggtgatccattgagttggtgatgccatctagccatctcatcctctgttgtccccttctcctccagccttcaatctttcccagcatcagggtctttgccaatgagtcagctctttgcatcatgcagctaaagtattggagtttcagcttcagcatcactccttccaatgaatattcaggcctgatatcctttaggactgactggtttgatttccttacagtccaagggactgtcaagaatcttttccagtaccacagttcaaaagcatcaattcttcaccactcagctttctttgtagtcaaactctcatatccatacatgactactggaaaaaccatagcattgactagacggacctttgtcagcaaagtaatgtctttgctttctaatatgctgtctaggttggtcattgcttttcttccaaggagcaagtgtcttttaatttcatggctgcaattactatgtgcagtgatcttggagcccaaaaaaataaagtctgtcactgtttccattgtttccccatctatttgcattgaagtgatgggtctgataccatgatcttcgttttctgaatgttgagttttaagcctgatgtttcgctctcctctttcacctgcatcaaagagcctcttcagttcttctttgatttctgccataagggtggtatcatctgcatatctgaggttattgctatttctcccagcaatcttgattccagcttgtgcttcatgcagcctggcatttcacttgatgtactctgcgtataagttaaataagcagggtgacaatatacagccttgatgtactcctttcccaatttggaaccagtctgttgttccatgtccagttctaactgatgctcctcacctgcatataggtttctcaggaggcaggtaaggtggtctggtattcccatctcttgaagaatttcccacagtttgttgtgatccacatagtcaaaggctttggtgtagttaataaagcagaaatagatgtttttctggaactttcttgcttttttgacgaccagtggatgttggcaatttggtctctggttcctctgccttttctaaatccagcttgtacatctgaaagttcacatactgttgaagcctggcttggagaattttgagaattactttactggcatatgagatgagtacaattgtgtggtagtttgaacattctttggcattgcctttctttgggattagaatgaaattAGATTAGAAATTAGAACAATTAGAATGGAATTAGAacaattagaatgaaaattgaccttttccagtcctctggtcattgctgagttttccaaatttgttggcatattgagtgcaacactttcacagcatcatctttcaggatttgaaatagctcaactggaattccatcacctccaaagctgatggaattccatcagctttgttcatagtgatgcttcctaaggcccacttgactttgcattccaggatgtctgtctctaggtgagtgatcacatcatggtggttatctgggtcatgaagaagtatagttcttttgtgtattcttgtcatctcttcttaatatcttctgcttttgttaggtccataccatttctgtcctttattgtgcccatctttgcatgaaatgctcccttggtatctctgattttcttgaagagatctctagttctttcccattctattgttttcctctatttctttgcattgatcactgagaaaggctttcctatctctccttgctactctttggaactttgcattcaaacaggtatatcttttggagaaggaaatggcaacccactccagcgttcttgcctggagaatcccagggacaggggagcctggtgggctgccgtctatggggttgcacagagtcggacacactgaagtgacttagcagcagcaggtatatctttccttttctcctttgcctttagcttcttttcttttctcagctatttgtaaggcctccttagacaaccattttgtctttttgcatttctttttcatgggtatggtcttgatcactgcctcctgtacaatgtcacgaacttctgtccatagttcttcgggcactctatcaggtctaatcccttgaatctatttgtcacttccatttgaatctatttgtataattgtaagggatttgatgtaggtcatacctgaatggtctagtggttttccctactctcttcaatttaagtctgaattttgaaataaggagttcatgatctgagccatagtcagctcctggttttgtttttgctgagtatatagagcttctccattttggctgcaaagaatataatcaatctgatttcaaaattGACCATCTAACTTGAGTCAGCTAACAAGTGCTGACTCAAATTCAGATCTATCTAAAGCTGAAGTGAATGTTgtgaaatgattttgtttttccttagctCCCATTTTGGGTTAtgagtgatttttattcttttatgtaaCTTTCTTGAATTTTCCTATGTATGTATATTAATCATGAATTTGCCTATACATTTAGGAAAAATACAGGTATTTTGaaaaagaggaggggaaaggaaTAAGCAAGGGTGTGGAggaggagggatggactgggaatttggAGTTACTAGAGGCAAACTATTtctacagaatggataaacaagaaggtCCTACCGTACAGAACAggaaactacattcaatatcctgggatagggacttccctgctggtccagtggctaagacttccattCTCTGAACgcaggggcctgggttggatccccgCTCCCGCATGCCAAAACAAAGAGTTTGAATggtgcaactaaagattctgtgtgccacaccgaaaagatcccacgtgtctcaactaagacccagtacagccaaataagtaaattaaaaaaaaaaaaatatatatatatatatatacagacatatatacagatatatatacagatataaaccataatggaaaagactataaaaaagaatgtacatatgtaCCTTGAgtgacagcagaaattaacacaacattgtaaatcaactatacttataaaagtaaataaaaaaagaaatatgcaacAAAAACATACACAAGAAGTGAAAGACATTGTGTTGAACAAAAAGCATATGTTAAAGTCTGAGAAGGCTCGTAAGGACCGTTCTTTGTGTAGTGGGTTCTATTATCACACTATCAGTCtgcatttcaaatatatatttacatatatgtaaatacctCACTGTCCTTGAGAGCAGGGGCCCCGTCCTTTTTAGTATATGGTTCTTGCCTCCAACACAGGGCTCAGTACGCAGAAGGCTCTTAGTAATTGTGCCCTGAATGATATAGGGAGGAGAAACCAGTGACCCGGAAGACTTTGCCGGCCTCCGAGGGATTGGAGGTTCCAGGAGGACATATAGGGAACCAGGGAAGTATGCGCTGGGCTGGGGACTGCGCTCCAGAAGTGGTTTGGCGGCAGGACACCGAGCGAGAGGAAGGTGACAACCACAGCCCCGCCCTTTCGGTCCTTGTCAGCCCGGCTCCGGAGGGTGAAGAGAGTTCCCAGGCGCCGGCTTGTAGAGTGGGTGGGGCGGCCGCTCGGCAAGCGCCTCTGCCGCGGGGCCCGAGGCGCTGGCCACGGTGCTGAAGCTGCGCGCGCGGTGGAGGGAGCGGGGCGGAGCCGGGACGAGCGAAGGGGGCGGAGTTCCCTGGGGCTCTCCGCTggaagggggcggggcagggcgacGCCCGCAGGCCCGGGACCCCGGCGGGTTTAAAGGGAGGCAGGAGACCCGAGGCAGGCCGGCTCGAGCAGAGCGGACACAGCCCCTGGACAAGCTTCCCCAGGAGAAGCCAAGGTCATCCTCCCTGACCTCAGCCTCCTCCCCACACCCGGCTGAGGGGGTGACCCACTTCTGGGCTTCCATCCATTCGCAAAGCCACTTCCAGCCCCCAAGTCCCCACCCCAGGACCCAGCGCCCTCACGATGGTGAAGTTGCTGCCTGCCCAGGAGGCAGCCAAGATCTACCACACCAACTACGTGCGTAACTCGAGGGCCGTGGGCGTGATGTGGGGCACGCTCACCATCTGCTTCTCTGTGCTGGTCATGGCGCTCTTCATCCAGCCCTACTGGATCGGTGACAGCGTCAACACGCCCCAGGCGGGCTACTTTGGCCTTTTCTCCTACTGCGTGGGCAACGTGCTGTCTTCTGAGCTTATCTGCAAGGGTGGCCCGCTGGACTTCTCCTCTATCCCTTCTAGAGCTTTCAAGACTGCTATGTTCTTTGTGGCCTTGGCCATGTTCCTCATCATTGGCTCCATCATCTGCTTCAGCCTGTTCTTCGTCTGTAACACGGCCACCGTCTACAAGATCTGTGCGTGGATGCAGCTGGCTGCGGGTGAGCAGGGATAGTGGGAGGGCAGGGAGCCCCTCGCCCCGCCCCAAGGCCACAGGAGCAGGTGCAGCATCCCACCTTCCCTGGAGTTGCTGAGTCTCCAACTCAGCTGTTGTGCTGTATAGCCCAGCCATGCTGTGTGCTCTTCAGATGCTTCTGAAGAGTAACAAGTCTCAGGATGGCTGAGATCAAAACAACTTTAAATATCAAATGGTTCAACTCTCTCATCTTATAGATCAGGAACTGAGGTCCAGAGtggggaagtgacttgcccaggagCAAATCACTCATGGTAGAGTGAAGGTCTTTGTACCCTAATTCTAGGATTCCATCCTTGATACAGCAAGTGTAAGCACTTGAGGCAGTGAATGGAGGTGATATtttgtggtgggggagggaagtaGGGTCTTTTAGAACTATGTGAGATGGGCGGCTACTTGTGGTGCTCAGACGCAAGGCCTTATCTGCCCCTCTTTTCCTGCTTCTGGCTACAGACAGGCATCTGGGTCCTGGGGGTCAGCTGGTCCTGCTATCCTCTAGAGCCTAGGAAGGGATGCCTACCGAAGACTTTGTCCTGCAGCCCTTGGTCCCTCCTCAATCCAAGCACCACACACAGACTGTCCATGTGAGGGAGATGTCCAGGAGCCTTGTTGGGGACTGCAGACTAGAGTGAAATCATCTTGACATCATTGATTAGAATGAGAAGCAGCGTTATCCTTAGCAGGGGGAATGGAACAGGGAACTGAATCCCAGACAACCAAACCATAAACTCAGGACAGTCAGAGCTGGAGGGGGCTCTAGAGAGCTAGAGCGTCCTCCCCCCAACTATAAATGAGGGATCTGGGGCTGAGAGAAGACAAGACTTAGCCAAGACTGTAATAGATCACCTGGAAACCAAGGAAATAGAATTATGGCAGTGAGTCCCAAGAACTAGATGAGGAGCCTCATCATGACCCAGTGAGGTGGGTTTTCCTCCCATCTGATAGATGAGGCTCCTAGCGGGTAACTTGTATTTTAGCACACAGGTCGTGAGAGACAGAACCTTCAAACTCTGAATCTTGTACTCAGGCTACTGACCTGGTTCCACAGCTGCCTTCCCAatccccctgccacctccctttCTCTGTAGTCTCTCTAAACGGtgagggagaggctggggcaCAGATGAGGCAAGTCTTGATGGGCTTGAGtgggcagtggggagagagaagggaggatttAGCAGTTTTGTGACAAAGAGGAGCAGAATGGACCCTGGCATGCTTGCCAGCTGGTCCTCCAGAACAATGGGATGCTGGAAacaccaccctccctccctcattCTCTGCACTGTCCCATTCCCCCAACCTCCTGCAACAGGTGCCATTTGCTGAACTGGCAGTGCTGGGAGAGCCTGGGTGGGAGAGGGATCACCAGGCCATTTGAGTCAGATCCTTTTCTGGGTCATGGAGCTGAAGACACTGATAGCAGAGGTGGCCGGGTGCCATCCCATGAAACATTTATGTTGGGGGAGAACAAAGATGGTGCTGTGTTCCATTCTTTGGTGCTGGGGAAAGGAGGGGGGCGGCAAAGGGAGAGATGAGGAGGAGGTGTGTCCCACAGCCAGTCATTGACAGCTTCCTCCATCAGAGGAGCCCTAAACCAGTTAGCTTAATTTGGACAAGATTAAGGACCAGAGAAGGgcacaggagaagggaaagaggactGATGAGTGGGGCAGTGAGGAGCTGCCGCTTAAAGTTAAATGAGCTTCTGGATGCCAGGTGCAGGCCGAGGGTGATCCCAGCTCCTAAAAACATAAGTAGAGCACGTTACACATCTCTCTGAGTTCTGGTAACTTCATCTGTTGAAGACGGCAGAAATACAGGGCTCTTGCAGGAATGGGATGTTATAATGCATCTTGCACAAGGCCTGACATGTGGTAGGTGCTCGGTAAACGTGAAAAACCCAAAACAGCTTTTTCAGTCAGGGATGGATGGGATGATGCCACAGTAACAATTCCCAAATCTTCGTGGGTTAGgacaaaggtttatttcttgaTCACGGTACACACTTGTTGAGGATCAGTGAAGGGTTTTGCTCTCACTGTTCTCTTCCAGAGCCCAGTCTGATGGAGCATCAGCTGTCATCTGGCTGTGATCAttgcaaagagaaagagagctCTGGAAAGTCTCCAACAGCAGTTGAATGCTCTGGCCTGGAAAAGCACACAGCATCTCTGCTCACTTATTGGCTGAAGGAATCTTTATGACCCAGCCTAACTTCAAGGGGGACTTCCTAGGTtgctcagtagttaagaatctgcttaccaatgcaggagatgcaggagacacgagtgtgattcctgggtcaggaatatcctctggagcaggaaaaatggcaacctgcaccagtattcttgcctggaaaattccttggacggaggagcctggtaggctatactccatggggtcaccaagagttggattgagcaactgagaatgcacgcatgcatgcacacgacTTCAAGGGAGGGAGGCAAGGAAGTATAATCCTGTTATGTACCTTGAATATTCGTGAACAGCTCTGATGACAGAGACATCCATTGAGGGTGCTTCCATCTGACTTTAGTGCCAATAATAGTAGCAACAACTAACATTAACTGGCCATTTAGCATATaccagacactgctgctgctgctgctgctgctgctgctaagttgcttcagtcatgtccgactctgtgcaaccccatagacggcagcccaccaggctcccccgtccctgggattctccaagaacactggagtgggttgccatttccttctccaatgcgtgaaagtgaaacgtgaaaatgaagtcactcggtcatgaCCAGACACTGCAGTAAACACTTaatcacatttaatcctcataacccTGCTCTGAGTCaggtattattattcttatttttccagcAAGAGACTGGAAGTCAGAAATGGTAAGTAAACTTGCTTGAGCATACCACGCTGGCCTCTGCTTAGAGCCCTGAGACACCACAGTGGGGTGGATCTCCCTactaggtgggtgggtggggcgcTCATACAGAACTGTGGCGCCCATAGAAACAACCTGTTTCCAAGCCAGAGACCCTGGACTCTTTTCTGAAACCGCTATAGGGAGGTGCTATAGGAGAAGAGGGCCACGCCAGGTACCAGAGGACTCATCACACACCAAGTGGGGGAGGCCACAGGTTTTACCAAAGGATTCAGGGAGGGTAGCCCCTAGGGTAACCACCCTAAGTATCTTCCTGTTTGTCACTGAGTCTGAAATGTCACTGCTAAATACATTCAGCTCTTTGGAGAGATGTTTGTCTGGAAGTCTGGGGCAATCAACTTTGAAGCCAAGAAAGTCGGGAGTTGTGGGTGCAGGTCTTGGCTTTGCCATAGCTGAAGGACTGGGTAACTCACTTGGTTTCTCTGGGACCTCAGTTTTctagtctgtaaaatgggatattaACACATGGCCTACTTCACAAAACTGTTGTAAGGATTGACAGAAAAATGGTATATGAAGTATTTTGTGATCTGTAAGAGAAGTCTGTATTAATAAATCAGCTCCTcctagaaaaaaaacaaaggaggCGTTCATTTAGGTGGGAAGGTGGGATTTGGTACATTGATCTTTATACTTTGTTGTGCTTTTGTTTGATCTGCTGACCTTCCTTGCAAGAACAAGCTGAGCCCCAGACGGTGACTTGGTGTCCTGTGAGGTGCTTCTCCATGAGGCTCCTGGGTAGGGCACAGCTTTGGGGCTGAAGAGCCTCGGGTCCTGTGAAAGGAGGGCCAGGGTTGGGACTGCGGCACAGATAAGGGGAGGTGCCCCGTGTCTGCCTAATGGTGGGCCCGGAGGTTGCCCCAGTCACCTCCCAGGAATATGTACCTTCCTGGGTGGCTAAGGTGGGGTGGAAGTTTGGTGGGGAAAATGGAGGAAGGTGGGGAAGAAGAAACGTTTGGCTGTCAATACTGAATCAATGAAAGCAGTGTGGCATACGAGCTGCCACTCGGG contains:
- the LHFPL5 gene encoding LHFPL tetraspan subfamily member 5 protein gives rise to the protein MVKLLPAQEAAKIYHTNYVRNSRAVGVMWGTLTICFSVLVMALFIQPYWIGDSVNTPQAGYFGLFSYCVGNVLSSELICKGGPLDFSSIPSRAFKTAMFFVALAMFLIIGSIICFSLFFVCNTATVYKICAWMQLAAATGLMIGCLVYPDGWDSSEVRRMCGEQTGKYTLGHCTIRWAFMLAILSIGDALILSFLAFVLGYRQDKLLPDDYKADGKEEV
- the LOC113882297 gene encoding pectinesterase inhibitor 10-like, whose protein sequence is MEAQKWVTPSAGCGEEAEVREDDLGFSWGSLSRGCVRSARAGLPRVSCLPLNPPGSRACGRRPAPPPSSGEPQGTPPPSLVPAPPRSLHRARSFSTVASASGPAAEALAERPPHPLYKPAPGNSLHPPEPG